In Electrophorus electricus isolate fEleEle1 chromosome 14, fEleEle1.pri, whole genome shotgun sequence, a single window of DNA contains:
- the rfng gene encoding beta-1,3-N-acetylglucosaminyltransferase radical fringe isoform X1, producing the protein MHLSPVGLSKHCFLVSLALCALLLLLIPTLQAPQRQGEPPQPRPHARLAKPRSGHEPHRTHNATVHQSAGNGKDSDVNQLPLPRGRRQGSWRVPKRDSTRASFPGSQSREPLEQKDIFIAVKTTRKYHISRLQLLFQTWVSKAKEQTFIFTDGEDKELKQKSGGNIINTNCSASHTRQALCCKMSVEYDKFIESQKKWFCHVDDDNYVILPSLLRLLSSYSHTQDVYLGRPSLDHPIEAAERVKSDGSMSVKFWFATGGAGFCISRGLALKMSPWASLGNFITTAEKIRLPDDCTVGYIIEALLEVPLMHTWLFHSHLENLQRLPTADILRQVTLSYGGVENRRNVVSIGGDFSLTEDPSRFKTVHCLLYPETHWCPRNIRN; encoded by the exons ATGCATTTGTCCCCTGTTGGCCTTAGCAAACACTGCTTCCTAGTCTCATTGGCCCTCTGTGCCCTGTTGCTGCTACTGATACCCACTCTACAAGCGCCCCAGCGCCAAGGGGAGCCCCCCCAACCTCGGCCCCATGCCAGGCTTGCCAAGCCACGGAGTGGGCATGAGCCCCATCGTACCCACAACGCCACTGTGCACCAAAGTGCTGGTAACGGCAAGGACTCAGACGTCAACCAACTGCCCCTTCCTCGGGGCAGACGTCAGGGGTCTTGGAGAGTGCCAAAAAGGGATTCAACACGTGCCAGCTTCCCTGGTTCTCAATCCAGAGAACCTCTGGagcaaaaagacatttttattgcCGTCAAGACCACTAGGAAGTATCACATATCGCGGCTGCAGCTGCTTTTCCAGACCTGGGTGTCAAAAGCTAAGGAACAG acaTTTATCTTCACGGATGGAGAGGATAAGGAGTTGAAGCAGAAATCTG GAGGCAACATCATCAACACTAACTGTTCAGCTTCACATACACGTCAGGCCCTCTGCTGCAAGATGTCTGTGGAATACGACAAGTTTATTGAATCACAAAAGAA ATGGTTCTGTCATGTGGATGACGATAATTACGTGATCCTTCCCAGTCTGCTGCGGCTGCTCTCCTCCTACTCCCACACGCAGGATGTGTATTTGGGCCGGCCCAGCCTCGACCACCCTATAGAGGCAGCTGAGAGGGTCAAAAGCGATGGATCA ATGTCTGTGAAGTTCTGGTTTGCCACTGGAGGGGCTGGCTTCTGTATCAGTCGAGGCCTGGCACTAAAGATGAGTCCATGGGCGAG TCTGGGGAACTTCATCACCACAGCGGAGAAGATCCGCCTCCCAGATGACTGCACCGTGGGTTACATCATCGAGGCCCTGCTGGAGGTTCCACTGATGCACACGTGGCTTTTCCACTCACACCTGGAGAACCTGCAGAGGCTGCCTACCGCTGACATCCTCCGACAG GTCACCCTCAGCTATGGTGGCGTTGAGAACAGGAGAAATGTGGTTAGCATTGGTGGAGACTTCTCCTTGACTGAGGACCCTTCACG GTTTAAAACAGTCCACTGCCTCCTTTACCCTGAAACCCACTGGTGTCCTCGCAATATTCGTAACTGA
- the rfng gene encoding beta-1,3-N-acetylglucosaminyltransferase radical fringe isoform X2 encodes MHLSPVGLSKHCFLVSLALCALLLLLIPTLQAPQRQGEPPQPRPHARLAKPRSGHEPHRTHNATVHQSAGNGKDSDVNQLPLPRGRRQGSWRVPKRDSTRASFPGSQSREPLEQKDIFIAVKTTRKYHISRLQLLFQTWVSKAKEQTFIFTDGEDKELKQKSGNIINTNCSASHTRQALCCKMSVEYDKFIESQKKWFCHVDDDNYVILPSLLRLLSSYSHTQDVYLGRPSLDHPIEAAERVKSDGSMSVKFWFATGGAGFCISRGLALKMSPWASLGNFITTAEKIRLPDDCTVGYIIEALLEVPLMHTWLFHSHLENLQRLPTADILRQVTLSYGGVENRRNVVSIGGDFSLTEDPSRFKTVHCLLYPETHWCPRNIRN; translated from the exons ATGCATTTGTCCCCTGTTGGCCTTAGCAAACACTGCTTCCTAGTCTCATTGGCCCTCTGTGCCCTGTTGCTGCTACTGATACCCACTCTACAAGCGCCCCAGCGCCAAGGGGAGCCCCCCCAACCTCGGCCCCATGCCAGGCTTGCCAAGCCACGGAGTGGGCATGAGCCCCATCGTACCCACAACGCCACTGTGCACCAAAGTGCTGGTAACGGCAAGGACTCAGACGTCAACCAACTGCCCCTTCCTCGGGGCAGACGTCAGGGGTCTTGGAGAGTGCCAAAAAGGGATTCAACACGTGCCAGCTTCCCTGGTTCTCAATCCAGAGAACCTCTGGagcaaaaagacatttttattgcCGTCAAGACCACTAGGAAGTATCACATATCGCGGCTGCAGCTGCTTTTCCAGACCTGGGTGTCAAAAGCTAAGGAACAG acaTTTATCTTCACGGATGGAGAGGATAAGGAGTTGAAGCAGAAATCTG GCAACATCATCAACACTAACTGTTCAGCTTCACATACACGTCAGGCCCTCTGCTGCAAGATGTCTGTGGAATACGACAAGTTTATTGAATCACAAAAGAA ATGGTTCTGTCATGTGGATGACGATAATTACGTGATCCTTCCCAGTCTGCTGCGGCTGCTCTCCTCCTACTCCCACACGCAGGATGTGTATTTGGGCCGGCCCAGCCTCGACCACCCTATAGAGGCAGCTGAGAGGGTCAAAAGCGATGGATCA ATGTCTGTGAAGTTCTGGTTTGCCACTGGAGGGGCTGGCTTCTGTATCAGTCGAGGCCTGGCACTAAAGATGAGTCCATGGGCGAG TCTGGGGAACTTCATCACCACAGCGGAGAAGATCCGCCTCCCAGATGACTGCACCGTGGGTTACATCATCGAGGCCCTGCTGGAGGTTCCACTGATGCACACGTGGCTTTTCCACTCACACCTGGAGAACCTGCAGAGGCTGCCTACCGCTGACATCCTCCGACAG GTCACCCTCAGCTATGGTGGCGTTGAGAACAGGAGAAATGTGGTTAGCATTGGTGGAGACTTCTCCTTGACTGAGGACCCTTCACG GTTTAAAACAGTCCACTGCCTCCTTTACCCTGAAACCCACTGGTGTCCTCGCAATATTCGTAACTGA